The sequence tgttgggggATGGAGCCCTAAAGCTTCTTACTCTACTATCTTGAGAGCAGCAGGGCTAAGTACAGtatttatttgtaattctttTGCTATGAATGAAGTaggttgaacatattttcatattttaagagccatcattatttttttcctgtgaactATTGGTTcgtattatttataatatctgctctttttttctaCTAAATTATTGGTTTTCACtcacaaattttatatatattaggGAAATCAACTTTTGCCAGtctggtttctttttgtttttcagactTTCTTTGCCCCATCTTACACCTGCATTCCCTCACTCCCACAACTTGCCTTAATGCCTCATTTTTAGGGGATTTGGGGTGTCTAAAATATCTTCTAATAAATAATTGTCTAAATGGGACAACTCACCTTGCTGTCCATCTTGCATTGTTACAATAAATTGCTGGCCAATGCCTCCAGTAGGAATTGCAGTTTGGAGATTACCCAGAGGGACTCCATCGGTCACTATGGTGATGACCCTCTGGCCTCCACTCCCCATCATTTGCTGGATTGATGGCTCAACAGAATTTCCCTCTATGATTTCCTCTGAATTGGCTGTGGCTCTGTATGAGTTGGAGAGGGGTGCTGATGCCTCAGCAAGAGCTGCAAGGGTGGCCAGCACTGAAGTGGTATAATTTGAGAACTGTACTGACGAGGCATGGGGGTCACCTGAGGTTGTTTTGGTGTTGGCTGAAGAAACAAGGCTAGCAAGATTGACAACTTCTCCCGATGACGTGATGATAAATGGAGCAGCCATACTCACAGGGTTAGTCACAGGGTTGGCTCTCTCAGGATTAGCATTCACCTGATTCTGCATTGCTTCCTGGAGGATGACCAGAATCTCAGCATTGTTCTTCTCCAGGGCTATGTCAAAGGCAGATTTATCAAATTTGCTGAAAGCATGGACATCAGCTCCATACTTGATAAGTAGCTCTACAACATCTCGATGGTGGTGCTCAGTGGCCCAATGCAAAGCTGTCATCTTCAGCATATCTTTGGCATTCACATCTGCACCATTCCTAACAAGGAGTTCCACGATGTGTGCATGTCCGTCAGCTGCAGCCATGTGCAAGGGGGTCCTGTCCACTTTGGTCCGGGCATCCCTGCTAACTCCTGCTCGAAGGAGCACTTCTGCTGTGGAATAATGACCATACTGGGCTGCAAGGTGGAGGGGTGATGTTCCAAGCCAGTCTGTGGTAAATGGGGCGCCGTTTGCCATCAATGTTCTCACTTCATCATCTTGGCCTTTTCTTGCTGCTTCTAGTAACCTCTTCCCCAAGTCCACCAAAGACATCTCCTCGTCCGGAACGCTGCCGGCTGCGCTTTCACCGAGCCCGCCAGTTTGGTCCCGTTCCCTTCTCTAGCTAAGAGTCCCTGTCAGTGACGGTAACTTTTTGGCCTTTTCACATATGCATATTTTGGGGGCCTTTAACCCCCCCTCGTGGAGAAATGGAGGCAACAAAATGGCGGACCCCTGTTCCCACCACTTTTATCCCTCACAAACCCCTTGGACCTGTAAAATGGAACAAAACCCTTGGTCTCCATGTTTTGCTTCCAATTCTTTGTCCACGTCAGCCCTGTGCCTTTGCCCTTATAGCTTCTTCTATGTAGaaatcctctttctccttttctaccTGAGAAAACCTTATCCATCCTTCTAGGCCAAGCTCAAGTGCCACCTTTTCCATGAAGGCCTCCTCTTCCATGAAATTTTCATTAATACTCCCCAGTAAGAAGTCATCTCCACCTCCTTATGcttgtttacatatttttgttgtttttattgaggtgaaattcaccagacacaaaattaactattttaaattgAACAATTGAGTTGCATTGAGTACATGTACAATGTTGTGCCCCCAGAACTTTATCTAATTTCAAAACATATCACCCAAAAATAAAACCCCATATCCTCTAAGCAGTTGCTCCCCATTTTCCCCTACCCCCAgtccaatctactttctgtatctatacatTTAACTCattctatatatttcatataaatggaaacatacaataagtgacctggtttctttcacttggcatgctctcgaggttcacccatgttggagcatgtatcagtacatcattccttttgatggctaGATAATATTCTATTGAATGTATAAACCACAACTtgcttatccatttatccattcttggacattggattgtttctaccttttgtctattatgaataatgctgctataaacattcttgtacaagttcTTTTGTGATCATATATATTTGGTTTTCTTGGATACAGAGTAatgagtggaattactgggttatatggcaattctgtgtttaactttataGGAAGCAACAAACTTTCTCACAACAGCTGGATCCTTTTATACCAAATGAGAAATATAAGAGGGATCCAATTTTTTCCACACCAtgccaattattatttttttatatcagtcatagtggatatgaagtggtatcattgtggttttgatttgccattCTCTTAATGATTGTTGATGTTGACCACCtcttcatgtgcttgttggcatttgtttatcttcttagATAAGTATCTATTCACATCGTTTGGGCACTCTAAAAAtgattgtgttgtttgtctttgttgttgagttgtaatggctctttatatattctggacactaGACCCTTACCGATATATGATtggcaattcttttttttcccattctgtagttgtcttttcactttcttggtaatgtcttttaataaaactttgtagtattgatgaagtcaaatttatctatttttttctattgatgCTCATGCCTTTGGTGTCGTATCTGAAAATCCATTGACAAATCCAAGGCCATGAATGTTTACCTGTATGTTTTCtactaagagttttattgttttagctcttatatttagattgttgaatcattttcagttaatttttgtatatggtgcaaGGAAAGTGTCCAAATTCATACTTTTACACATCTacatccagttgttccagcatcaTTTAAGACAATATTTTTGCCATTAAGTTGTCTTGGCATGCTTTTGGATATTGCCCATAGAtgaatggatttatttctggacttttaatTATATTACATTAGTCTACATGTAtatccttataccagtaccatactgtttttattactctagctttatagtaagttttgaaattgggaaatgtgagttctTCAACTTGATTCTGTTTTCAATATTGTTTGTgaccttgcaattccatatgaaattcagggtcagcttttccatttccagaGAAAAAGGGAGGtggaattttgataggtatttcattgaatctgaagatcactttgggtagtattgccatatcaacaatattaagttttccaatccatgaacacaagatgtctttctgtttatgtaggttttctttaatttcttccagcaACATTTTGAGGTTTTCATTGTACAGGTATTtcaccttggttaaatttatcccaacatattttattatttcagatgctatggtaaatggaattgttttcttagtttccttttcagattgttcattactgatgtatagaaacacaattgaatTTTGTGTTTTGAAATTGTAGTCTGCAAATAGGCtgaattttttattagttttattcatttcttcatggatagtttgggattttctatatatcagattatgtcatctgtgaatagaaatagttttattttttcctttctaatttggatgtcttttatttcttgttcttgcctaaCTCCTCTggtggaacttctagcacaatgttgattaactggtgacagtg is a genomic window of Choloepus didactylus isolate mChoDid1 chromosome X, mChoDid1.pri, whole genome shotgun sequence containing:
- the LOC119522723 gene encoding GA-binding protein subunit beta-2-like isoform X2, producing MSLVDLGKRLLEAARKGQDDEVRTLMANGAPFTTDWLGTSPLHLAAQYGHYSTAEVLLRAGVSRDARTKVDRTPLHMAAADGHAHIVELLVRNGADVNAKDMLKMTALHWATEHHHRDVVELLIKYGADVHAFSKFDKSAFDIALEKNNAEILVILQEAMQNQVNANPERANPVTNPVSMAAPFIITSSGEVVNLASLVSSANTKTTSANSEEIIEGNSVEPSIQQMMGSGGQRVITIVTDGVPLGNLQTAIPTGGIGQQFIVTMQDGQQGELSHLDNYLLEDILDTPNPLKMRH
- the LOC119522723 gene encoding GA-binding protein subunit beta-2-like isoform X1: MSLVDLGKRLLEAARKGQDDEVRTLMANGAPFTTDWLGTSPLHLAAQYGHYSTAEVLLRAGVSRDARTKVDRTPLHMAAADGHAHIVELLVRNGADVNAKDMLKMTALHWATEHHHRDVVELLIKYGADVHAFSKFDKSAFDIALEKNNAEILVILQEAMQNQVNANPERANPVTNPVSMAAPFIITSSGEVVNLASLVSSANTKTTSGDPHASSVQFSNYTTSVLATLAALAEASAPLSNSYRATANSEEIIEGNSVEPSIQQMMGSGGQRVITIVTDGVPLGNLQTAIPTGGIGQQFIVTMQDGQQGELSHLDNYLLEDILDTPNPLKMRH